The Sneathiella sp. P13V-1 genome includes a window with the following:
- a CDS encoding TRAP transporter small permease: MNPESNPFEEVPGTSSPISRLAGYLSLLAAIVSTGMVVFVLGMTGYSVFQRYVLGTPLTWTDELSGFLVVAIVMLGMAETLRRGDHISVDLLSTKVKGKTRLLLDLWFYVATAFVAGVILLSSWNAVLFSVDFGVYSEGYLEAPLWIPQSTMVVGSALCLMIAVLRFFEILFVGGHRR; this comes from the coding sequence ATGAACCCTGAATCCAACCCATTTGAGGAGGTGCCCGGCACCTCCTCTCCTATTTCTCGCCTCGCCGGATATCTCTCCTTGCTTGCCGCAATTGTGAGCACGGGAATGGTGGTTTTTGTTCTTGGCATGACAGGCTACAGTGTGTTTCAGCGTTATGTGCTGGGTACACCGCTCACCTGGACCGATGAACTTTCCGGTTTTCTGGTCGTTGCAATTGTTATGCTCGGCATGGCGGAAACTTTGCGCCGCGGGGACCATATCAGCGTGGATCTGCTCTCCACCAAAGTGAAAGGCAAAACCCGCCTTTTGCTGGATCTGTGGTTCTATGTGGCAACCGCTTTTGTGGCGGGCGTTATTCTCCTGAGCTCCTGGAATGCGGTTCTGTTTTCTGTGGACTTTGGTGTCTATTCCGAAGGCTATCTGGAAGCCCCCCTCTGGATTCCTCAATCCACAATGGTGGTCGGCTCCGCGCTTTGTTTGATGATTGCCGTTCTTCGTTTCTTTGAGATTTTGTTTGTCGGGGGCCACCGTAGATGA
- the dctP gene encoding TRAP transporter substrate-binding protein DctP codes for MKKLMAIAAGIGALAGAMSVTSTATAATEMRCSHQLPPAHHIAKVIDRWAAEIETLSAGEIDVQVFGANSLTGAKQNAIAVAKGDIDCAFSINPQWGKTLPIMNVTLGPFAVSSLDALKKWNGSEAAGFLEEKLMTKGVKNVVWMFTTRSTAITSKGAPLIAPEDFKGVKIRGLGPVPDSGFIKMGAVPSAMSGSKVYQALSTGVIDAGLTDVSAAVSRKYFEVQDHVTVLPLFSIYFHGYVNPKWYDGLSDKGKAAVTEAGNKAAAWAIEASEASAAKAPGQLAEKGMKVHMATDADIEKLKGLMSPAFDKAFGDATGEDGKKLLGLISKLK; via the coding sequence ATGAAAAAACTAATGGCAATTGCCGCTGGTATTGGCGCTCTGGCAGGCGCAATGTCTGTAACCAGCACAGCTACAGCCGCAACAGAAATGCGCTGCAGCCACCAGCTTCCACCAGCCCACCATATCGCGAAAGTTATTGATCGCTGGGCCGCTGAAATCGAAACACTGTCCGCTGGTGAAATCGACGTACAGGTTTTTGGTGCCAACAGCCTGACAGGTGCAAAACAGAACGCCATTGCCGTTGCAAAAGGTGACATCGACTGTGCGTTCTCCATTAACCCGCAGTGGGGTAAAACCCTGCCGATCATGAACGTTACATTGGGCCCATTTGCGGTCAGTAGCCTTGATGCGCTTAAAAAATGGAACGGTTCAGAAGCCGCTGGCTTCCTGGAAGAAAAACTGATGACAAAAGGCGTGAAGAACGTTGTCTGGATGTTCACAACACGCAGCACTGCTATCACCTCCAAAGGTGCACCGCTTATTGCCCCTGAAGATTTTAAAGGCGTAAAAATCCGCGGTCTGGGTCCTGTTCCTGACTCTGGCTTTATCAAGATGGGTGCGGTTCCTTCCGCCATGTCCGGCAGTAAAGTGTATCAGGCCCTGTCCACAGGTGTTATTGATGCGGGTCTGACAGACGTTTCTGCGGCTGTTTCCCGTAAATATTTTGAAGTTCAGGACCACGTAACCGTTCTTCCGCTGTTCAGCATCTACTTCCACGGTTACGTAAACCCAAAATGGTATGATGGTCTTTCCGACAAAGGCAAAGCAGCCGTTACCGAAGCTGGTAATAAAGCAGCCGCGTGGGCGATTGAAGCTTCTGAAGCCTCTGCGGCAAAAGCGCCAGGTCAGCTTGCCGAAAAAGGCATGAAAGTTCACATGGCAACAGATGCAGACATTGAAAAACTCAAAGGTCTGATGAGCCCAGCCTTCGATAAAGCCTTTGGTGATGCCACAGGTGAAGACGGCAAGAAACTTCTCGGTTTGATTAGCAAACTTAAATAA
- a CDS encoding hydroxymethylglutaryl-CoA lyase, whose protein sequence is MTQVSDIYPSGKVILREVGLRDGLQMVKQHPTTEDKKAWIQREFDAGVRCFELGSFLPAQKFPQFADIQELIDLVGTLDGAHGSALALNRRGAEAAVQSGVAEITAVLSASEAHSKANINRTRDQAVGEIEFLVDLAKSADHKPLVSVGIAMAFGCSISGDVDPETVLDLAARAFNAGVDVISLADTVGYAGPSEVATLCRAFTKAFPNRVFGIHLHDTRGLGLANALAAIQNGATIIDGATAGLGGCPFAPNATGNIVFEDLVFLCQKEGIETGIEINGLLKVRDVVQNSMPQEALYGSIAKAGLPRPTGLDGQ, encoded by the coding sequence ATGACGCAGGTTTCAGACATCTATCCATCCGGCAAAGTGATTTTGCGCGAAGTAGGTCTTCGCGATGGATTGCAGATGGTCAAACAACATCCGACCACTGAAGATAAAAAAGCCTGGATCCAACGTGAATTTGATGCGGGGGTTCGCTGTTTTGAACTTGGATCCTTCCTGCCTGCACAGAAATTCCCTCAATTTGCTGACATTCAGGAACTAATCGACTTGGTCGGCACGCTGGATGGCGCACATGGATCAGCCCTCGCGCTCAACCGCCGCGGCGCAGAAGCCGCCGTTCAAAGCGGTGTCGCAGAAATCACGGCTGTCCTGTCGGCCAGTGAAGCCCACAGCAAAGCCAATATCAACCGAACCCGCGATCAGGCTGTGGGCGAGATTGAATTTCTGGTGGATCTGGCAAAATCAGCAGACCACAAACCACTTGTTTCTGTTGGAATTGCCATGGCATTTGGCTGTTCAATCAGTGGCGACGTGGACCCGGAAACGGTCCTCGATCTGGCGGCCCGCGCCTTCAATGCCGGGGTGGATGTGATCAGTTTGGCCGACACCGTTGGATATGCAGGCCCAAGCGAAGTGGCAACCCTTTGCCGGGCTTTCACCAAAGCCTTCCCAAATCGGGTCTTTGGTATTCACCTTCACGACACACGGGGTCTCGGCCTTGCCAATGCGTTGGCGGCTATTCAGAACGGGGCGACCATTATTGACGGGGCAACAGCTGGCCTTGGTGGCTGCCCCTTTGCACCAAACGCCACCGGAAATATTGTTTTTGAGGACCTTGTTTTCCTTTGCCAGAAAGAAGGCATCGAGACAGGCATTGAAATTAACGGACTTCTGAAGGTGCGCGATGTCGTTCAGAACTCCATGCCTCAAGAGGCACTTTACGGTTCCATCGCGAAAGCAGGATTACCCCGACCAACAGGTTTGGACGGGCAATAA
- a CDS encoding CaiB/BaiF CoA transferase family protein gives MTATLPLDGIRVIEMSHMVMGPACGMILVQLGAEVIKVEPPTGDKTRDLRGMGTSFFPLFNRGKKSVTLDLKDENDLKTLHKLIGTADVFLENFRDQTLEKQGLDASSLQKSNPNLIIAGHKGFLSGPYEARPALDEVVQMMSGLAMMTGSKDKPLRVGSSANDIMGGMFGVISIIAALWEREKTGKGKNIRIGLFENALFMVAQHMVQFDLTGVPSTPMPERTHAWPVYDIFDTSDGEKVFIGVVTEGHWNIFCKSFDLPELMENEDLKTATDRIEARSWTIPLIREKLAPFTATELLEKLEALALPFARINAPEDLFDDPHVLRPGGLVTSRHPDGGTFRSPVLPIELDGQHLGEDLDVPLLGADNDEILGELDKVGNSA, from the coding sequence ATGACTGCGACGCTTCCGCTTGACGGCATTCGTGTAATTGAAATGAGCCATATGGTGATGGGCCCGGCCTGCGGGATGATCCTTGTCCAATTGGGCGCGGAGGTCATCAAGGTGGAGCCGCCAACCGGCGATAAAACACGGGATCTGCGCGGCATGGGGACGTCTTTCTTTCCGCTTTTCAATCGCGGCAAGAAAAGCGTCACGCTGGATCTAAAAGACGAAAATGACCTCAAGACACTCCACAAGCTGATCGGAACAGCGGATGTCTTTTTGGAAAATTTCCGCGATCAGACACTTGAAAAACAGGGCCTGGATGCGTCCAGTCTGCAAAAATCCAACCCCAATCTGATTATTGCAGGTCATAAGGGCTTCCTGTCCGGCCCTTATGAAGCCCGCCCCGCTTTGGATGAAGTGGTGCAGATGATGTCCGGTCTTGCCATGATGACCGGGTCCAAGGACAAACCCCTTCGTGTTGGCTCCTCCGCCAATGACATTATGGGCGGAATGTTTGGGGTCATCAGCATTATCGCCGCCCTGTGGGAGCGCGAAAAGACCGGCAAGGGCAAAAATATCCGCATCGGGCTATTTGAAAATGCCCTGTTCATGGTTGCGCAGCATATGGTGCAGTTTGACTTAACGGGTGTTCCCTCCACTCCTATGCCGGAGCGGACCCACGCCTGGCCGGTCTATGATATTTTCGACACCAGCGACGGTGAAAAGGTCTTTATCGGAGTAGTCACCGAAGGCCATTGGAACATCTTCTGTAAGAGCTTTGACCTGCCGGAATTGATGGAAAACGAGGATCTTAAGACCGCCACAGATCGCATTGAAGCCAGAAGCTGGACCATCCCGCTGATCCGCGAAAAACTGGCCCCGTTCACAGCCACAGAATTGCTTGAAAAACTGGAAGCCTTGGCGCTGCCTTTTGCCCGTATCAATGCGCCAGAAGATCTGTTTGACGATCCTCATGTGCTGCGCCCCGGTGGTCTGGTCACCTCCCGTCATCCTGACGGTGGAACTTTCCGCTCCCCCGTCTTGCCAATTGAATTGGATGGGCAGCATCTGGGGGAAGACCTTGATGTTCCTCTATTAGGTGCCGATAATGACGAGATTCTGGGCGAACTTGACAAGGTGGGGAACTCCGCATGA
- a CDS encoding LysR family transcriptional regulator yields the protein MNLRQMACFQAIFELKNLSHAAAQLNLAQSAVSHHLTNLEEELGVALFVRKQRGVEPTAAGIKLYEHVKSILRAVQAAEQDVLNESEEVSGDIAIGLPHSVMRAIGLPLMQSVLKEYPRVRLSIVESLSGQTFSNLLSSEVDLSLFYNPQSDERITMRALLQEEVMCVGKKEIIGDTDAPITFDELANLPVLLLRQGISTRAVVDRPGLLNKLEARVPLQLNSINGIMTGLKAGLGCTLAPQVFVAEDLEKGELHSRKLISPTPTRRLYFGSLKERPSTHLMEAMTDLILKLIYTEVDSGRWLARLL from the coding sequence ATGAATCTTCGTCAGATGGCCTGTTTTCAGGCGATATTTGAACTTAAAAACCTTTCCCACGCGGCGGCGCAGCTGAACCTCGCCCAATCCGCCGTGAGCCATCATCTGACCAATCTGGAAGAAGAACTTGGGGTTGCTCTTTTCGTGCGAAAGCAGCGCGGGGTGGAGCCAACAGCCGCTGGTATCAAATTATATGAACATGTGAAATCCATCTTGCGGGCCGTTCAGGCCGCGGAACAGGATGTGCTCAACGAAAGTGAAGAGGTAAGCGGGGACATTGCCATTGGGCTTCCCCATTCGGTAATGCGGGCCATTGGACTGCCGCTGATGCAATCGGTGTTGAAGGAATATCCGCGTGTCCGGTTGTCCATCGTTGAAAGCCTGTCTGGGCAGACTTTTTCAAACTTGCTGTCGTCCGAGGTAGATCTGTCCCTTTTCTACAACCCGCAAAGTGATGAGAGGATCACCATGCGCGCGCTGTTGCAGGAAGAAGTGATGTGTGTGGGCAAAAAGGAGATCATTGGCGATACGGACGCGCCGATCACCTTTGATGAACTGGCAAACCTGCCCGTTCTCCTTCTTCGCCAAGGGATTTCCACCCGCGCCGTGGTGGATCGTCCGGGCCTATTGAATAAATTGGAGGCGCGAGTACCGCTACAACTTAACTCAATAAATGGGATTATGACGGGGCTAAAAGCGGGACTTGGATGTACATTGGCACCGCAAGTGTTTGTGGCAGAAGATCTTGAAAAAGGGGAGCTGCATTCTAGAAAATTGATCTCCCCTACCCCAACGCGGCGTCTGTATTTTGGCAGTTTGAAGGAGCGCCCCTCTACTCATCTGATGGAGGCGATGACCGACCTGATCCTGAAATTGATCTACACAGAAGTAGACAGCGGCCGATGGCTGGCCCGCCTTCTGTGA